A window from Culex pipiens pallens isolate TS chromosome 3, TS_CPP_V2, whole genome shotgun sequence encodes these proteins:
- the LOC120431063 gene encoding cyclin-dependent kinase 5 homolog, protein MQKYEKLEKIGEGTYGTVFKGKNRDTLEIVALKRVRLDEDDEGVPSSALREICLLKELKHKNIVRLYDVLHSDKKLTLVFEHCDQDLKKYFDSLNGEIDPDVVKSFMYQLLRGLAFCHSHNVLHRDLKPQNLLINKNGELKLADFGLARAFGIPVKCYSAEVVTLWYRPPDVLFGAKLYTTSIDMWSAGCIFAELANAGRPLFPGSDVDDQLKRIFKLLGTPTEDTWPGITQLSDYKPFPLYPPTTSWSQLVPRLNSKGRDLLQKLLICRPTLRLSAEQAMAHPYFTEN, encoded by the exons ATGCAAAAGTACGAAAAGTTGGAGAAAATCGGCGAAGGAACGTACGGAACCGTGTTCAAAGGGAAGAACCGGGACACGCTCGAAATTGTGGCTCTTAAACGGGTCCGGCTGGACGAGGACGACGAAGGGGTGCCCAGTTCGGCGCTGCGGGAAATTTGTCTGCTGAAG GAgttgaaacataaaaacattGTCCGGCTTTACGATGTGCTTCATTCGGACAAGAAACTGACTCTTGTTTTTGAGCACTGCGACCAGGaccttaaaaaatactttgataGTTTGAACGGCGAAATTGATCCAGATGTTGTGAAGAGCTTCATGTACCAGTTGCTTCGGGGATTGGCCTTTTGCCACAGCCATAACGTGTTGCACCGTGATTTAAAGCCCCAGAATCTGCTGATCAACAAAAACGGCGAACTGAAGCTGGCCGATTTCGGGTTGGCCCGGGCTTTTGGCATTCCGGTCAAATGTTACTCGGCGGAAGTGGTCACGCTTTGGTACCGACCACCGGATGTTCTGTTCGGTGCCAAGCTGTACACGACCAGCATCGACATGTGGTCAGCGGGTTGCATCTTCGCCGAGCTTGCTAATGCCGGTCGTCCGCTTTTCCCAGGGTCGGACGTCGACGATCAGTTGAAGCGAATTTTCAAGCTGCTCGGAACGCCCACGGAGGACACCTGGCCGGGCATCACACAGCTGTCTGATTACAAACCATTCCCTT TGTACCCACCGACGACGTCCTGGAGCCAGCTGGTGCCCCGGCTCAACTCTAAGGGCCGCGACTTGCTGCAAAAGTTGCTCATCTGTCGACCTACGCTGAGACTGAGCGCGGAACAGGCGATGGCGCATCCGTACTTTACGGAAAACTGA
- the LOC120431057 gene encoding cyclin-dependent kinase 5 homolog, with product MQKYEKLEKIGEGTYGTVFKGKNRDTLEIVALKRVRLDEDDEGVPSSALREICLLKELKHKNIVRLYDVLHSDKKLTLVFEHCDQDLKKYFDSLNGEIDPDVVKSFMYQLLRGLAFCHSHNVLHRDLKPQNLLINKNGELKLADFGLARAFGIPVKCYSAEVVTLWYRPPDVLFGAKLYTTSIDMWSAGCIFAELANAGRPLFPGSDVDDQLKRIFKLLGTPTEDTWPGITQLSDYKPFPLYPPTTSWSQLVPRLNSKGRDLLQKLLICRPTLRLSAEQAMAHPYFTEN from the exons ATGCAAAAGTACGAAAAGTTGGAGAAAATCGGCGAAGGAACGTACGGAACCGTGTTCAAAGGAAAGAACCGGGACACGCTCGAAATTGTGGCTCTCAAACGGGTTCGACTGGACGAGGACGACGAAGGGGTGCCCAGTTCGGCGCTGCGGGAAATTTGTCTGCTGAAG GAgttgaaacataaaaacattGTCCGGCTTTACGATGTGCTGCATTCGGACAAGAAACTGACCCTCGTTTTTGAGCACTGCGACCaggaccttaaaaaatattttgatagtttgAACGGCGAAATAGATCCGGATGTTGTGAAGAGCTTCATGTACCAGTTGCTTCGAGGTTTGGCCTTTTGCCACAGCCATAACGTTCTGCACCGTGATTTGAAGCCCCAGAATCTGCTAATCAACAAAAACGGCGAACTCAAGCTGGCCGATTTCGGGTTGGCCCGGGCTTTCGGCATTCCGGTCAAATGTTACTCGGCGGAAGTGGTCACACTTTGGTACCGACCACCGGATGTTCTGTTCGGTGCCAAGCTGTATACGACCAGCATCGACATGTGGTCAGCGGGCTGCATCTTCGCCGAGCTTGCTAATGCCGGTCGGCCGCTTTTCCCAGGTTCGGACGTCGACGATCAGTTGAAGCGAATTTTCAAGCTGCTCGGAACGCCCACCGAGGACACCTGGCCGGGCATTACACAGCTGTCTGATTACAAACCATTCCCCT TGTACCCACCGACGACGTCCTGGAGCCAGCTGGTGCCCCGGCTCAACTCCAAGGGCCGCGACTTGCTGCAAAAGCTGCTCATCTGTCGACCTACGCTGAGACTGAGCGCGGAACAGGCGATGGCGCATCCGTACTTTACGGAAAACTGA